The following nucleotide sequence is from Centropristis striata isolate RG_2023a ecotype Rhode Island chromosome 7, C.striata_1.0, whole genome shotgun sequence.
AGTGGTTGATTCACGCAAGACCGTTATATCTTACAgacaaatattatataattgCCTACTTTGTGGTTGGGCATGAGCCAAAGGGCTGAGCTCCGGGAAAGCCACCAAcagcctctccctctcccttaaAGCTTGCCCGTGTTCCTTCAGGTCGGCCACGCTTTTCTTCAGCTTGCCTACATGTGTTTCCAGTGTCTGCTTCTCCTTTTGGAGCTCTAAACAGAGGCCCTTGTGGAAAGAGCATTACAGCATGagccagttttttttaaattatgaattgcCTGGTAATGCTGCGCCAAAGAACTCCAGTTTACCTGCTGCTGAGTCAGCTGAGCTTGCATTTGTTCCTTCTCCTCTGACATCTGTTGCAGCTGACTGTGAAGGTCGAGCTGCCTCTCTTCCCTCTCCCCTAATCGTCTCTGCAGCTCTTCACACTCTTCGTCGAGAGCGTCCACTCTCGTTAGCAAAGACTTCTGCTTAGCCTGCATTGACTAAATgcacccacacacaaaaaacaaagctgtataaatatatttgaacagTCTCCAGCTAGTAATAACAAATAATTCTGTGTTTGTGATGACACTGACCTCTTGCTGACGACAAGCGCTGTCGTATTTGACTGTCTCTTTGTCAAGACAGAGTTGAGTTTCAGAGATTTGACTCTCTAACTGCTGGATCCTTTGTTGTAGTTTACAACGGGCCTCTTCCTCCATGTGCAAGGTCCTCACTTTCTCCTGCAGCACATTCTTTTCATGTTCTACCACATAATAAAACGATACATCATACAGGATTTGgttattttaagtgtatttcATAAAATTCTGCAAAATGTGAACAATACATCCTTACCAAGTGCTTGTAGGGCATTTTGCTGTTGTGCTACTTTCTCTTTCAGTCTGGAATTACTCTCCTCCAAGCACAATGTTTCTGTtacaaacatatttaacatgttgTAAATGTGATCTCAAGTTTGCATcttatttatttgtgatttttcttcaCCTCTTTTGAATTGTTGTTGCTCCTCCTGTAGCCTGTGCTCTGTTTCTTTCATGGATCTCTGTGCTTTACTCAGTGAAAACTCCAGCTGGACTATGTTCGCTTGGTGTTTTTCCATCTCTTGCTTAAattctttttgtgttctttccAGGCGAGACCTGAATCTCTCACgatctgtttctgctgcagccaATCTGTCTTTAAGAGGCTGCACGGTGCCCCGCACATCTTGTAGATGTTTTGCCAGCCGGCGCATGTCTCTGAGCTGCTCGTTCGCCCACTGGGTGACATCCGCTGCTGTCATATGGCCCAGCTCCAGGGTGTCTTCCACAGCAGCTAAGAGTGGTTGCAGAGATGAGGGCAGGCTCTCACTCTGAAGCAATTCCACCAGAGCATGTCCTGTTTTTATCAAAGTGGATTGTACTTGGTGGCATGCATTGCAGGGAACAAGGGATGATTCATAAGTCTGGCAGCTTACATTGTGGCAGTCAACTTTAGGATAGCATGGGGTGTTATTCTGTGGCAAAAACTCTAATGAGTTTGTTGAAGACCAGGCAGATAAGTGATGTCTGCTTTGGGAGGAGGCTGATGACACTGACTCAGTCCCATCACTGTCAAATGCTTTTGTCTGCTTCTTGAGGTCTCTGTAGGTCccctaaaagaaaaaagaatgcaCATAAGGTAATGAGATCTATAAGTTTTCTCTTaatatgtttttgcattactatcaCATTTTAATATTCACTTACAAACAGCAGATTTCCTACCTTAAAGTTGGAAAATTGAACTAAATTACTCCAGTAGTTTCTCACTACAAGACCAACTGACAGGCATCCTTTCTGCGGGGTTTGTTCTCTCCTGTGGCTGCACCTGATTTGCTCAACATAAGCACTGAAGCTTTGTAGAAGAAGCAGCAGTCTTGTTCAAAGAGGAGAGATAAGAGATAACGGTGTCCTTAAAGGAAAGTCCTTGAGGAATATTTGTTAATTTGATATAGTGTTGGGCTGTGTATTACCTGTCAATTACCAGCTCCAATAACACAATGTGGGAGTGCTGATTAAATGCATCCTCCCCATCAGCGAAGTCATATTGCTCCAGTAGAGCTAGCATGTCCAGATTACATGAAAGTTTATCTGGGAACTTCCAGGAGGAAAAGCGGACTGGTCCGGTTCTAGAAAATACGTCTAAAATCGCTCCTTGAAGGTCGACAACGTCTTTTCGGAGACTTTCGATACAGTCCTGACGACCCAAGAACTGAGTCATGTCTGACCAGCTTGCTTTTAGTCTATTCTCTCTGTCTGATACAGCAAGCAGAGCGAGTAGGTCTAGTTTGTTGACATCACATCTCCTGGGCAACCTCCAAAAAAAGGACTTCAAGTTCCATAATGCTTTGCGACGTGTGTCCGGAAGTAATACGTCTCCATTGGGTCAACGGAATCGCGACGTAGTAAGTCTTCAACTGAAGCTCATTCAGACATTTAGCTGTTAAAGTTTGAATTCTAGCATACACTGTGACATGCTAGGTGgttttcaaatatataaactctTCTTGCTGGTTCCCTGTTTGCAGATTACTTTCAGTTTTCCAAAAAGACATCACCATGCCGCCTGGGCCTGTTCAAATTGTTCAACCGGAGCCCAACAACAAGGTAACTATACcgctgctagctagctaatgttagcaatgtAGCTAACCAACTGTTCCCGTGGTGGATAATATTAATGAAAAACATAACTCACAATTAACATCAGTGTGAAATGTCTGATAGATGTGAATTGAAAGTGTAGGTAACGTCTATTTTTGGATAATCACCACAATTCACATAtcgttagcttgttagcttccAGGGTCAGTTCACAACGCAACGCTATTTGATGTTTTAATAGCTGTTAAACGTTTTACTGTCACTCCAAAACAGGTATAGCAGCTGGGTTTAGTTTGTAAGCTAAATGTGATGAAAATTGAAATTTGGAGAAAAATAAGtttaacatttatttcaataaacACCATTGTGTTTCCCCAGAATAATTAGATTTGATTCAAGCACTTATcactactttttaattattttatttttttaccataagTAGACAGTAGCTCActgtgaagattttttactgtGAAATCTGTAGATTATTATTAGTAACTTGGATATTATTTTCTAGAAAGGTATAGCAgtttctggtgttattgataCTTTCAGTGCCACCAGTTTAATTTCCCTCTATTTTATTGGGTTGATGGCAGAAGCATTACCAGCAGGTCAAAAagtcaaaacatttcaaaataaaattaaaaacatatgcATGGTGTGGCACTACAAAGGAGTAAGGgggattattttttaaagtttgggtgaatatacattttaagtaagTTAAAGCTATTGTTTTGGTTGTTACTTGTAAGTCATGATGAGTAATAAatgtgatgtgtattttttgcttattgtttttaatattgcGTACTACAGcctaacaaatgtactttttacaaACAGAATGATGCACCGGTTGAAGAAACCCCAGCCACTAAACCCATCGTGGGTATCATTTATCCACCTCCTGAGGTCCGAAACATAGTTGACAAGACAGCCAGCTTTGTTGCCAGGTTGGTAATTCCACATTTGTTAAATTGtataatgtttttacagttacAATTTTAATTGGATTTAATGTCTGTGGTTTAACTAATTAATTCTCATTTCAAAGGAATGGACCAGAGTTTGAAGCAAGAATCCGTCAGAATGAGATCAACAATCCAAAGTTTAATTTCCTCAACCCTAATGATCCCTACCATGCCTACTACCGGCACAAGGTCAATGAATTTAAGGAGGGCAAAGCGCAGGAACCATCTGCAGCAGTGCCGAAGGTTATGCAGCAGGCCATGCAGCAGTCTCAACAGCTCCCTCAAAAAGTAACACATTATATTTCAAActgttcttgtttttaaatgtctaaaaatgtgatattattTGTTCATGACATAATATTCTCTGTTCATCAATAGGTGCAGTCACAGGTGGTTCAAGAGACTGTTGTCCCCAAAGAGCCACCTCCAGAGTACGAGTTTATTGCGGATCCTCCATCAATCTCAGCATTTGATCTGGATGTTGTCAAGCTCACTGCCCAGTTTGTCGCTCGCAATGGCCGCCAGTTTCTTACTCAGCTCATGCAGAAAGAACAGAGGAACTACCAGTTTGACTTTCTGCGGCCACAACACAGCCTTTTCAACTACTTCACCAAACTGGTTGAACAGTACACTAAGGTGACCTGACAACTCTGCCACTCTAATATTTCTGACATTCTTGTTCCCTTTTTGGGTGGTGATACTAAACTGTATCTTGATCATGTCTCACAAACTGTAGATTTTGATCCCTCCCAAAGGCCTTCTGACCAAGCtgaagagagaggcagagaaccCAAGAGAGGTCATGGACCAGGTAATCCCCTTAAACTGTAACTGTTGCTCAGAGTAAGCATTTAATAGCATGTGGCCCATGTTAATCAGTGGTCTTTCCGCACGACCATTAGGTGAGGTACCGTGTTGAGTGGGCAAAGTTCCAGGAGCgtgagagaaagaaggaggaggaggaaagggagaAAGAACGAGTGGCATATGCCCAAATCGACTGGCATGACTTTGTCGTGGTTGAGACTGTGGATTTCCAACCCAACGAACAAGGTAACATATCcacaattattataatttttaagtCTAAACCCTTATATTTAGCGAGAATGATTTATCTTTAATGGCATCTGTATTTCCCCAGGCCACTTCCCACCTCCTACCACACCAGAGGAGCTTGGCGCTCGCATCCTAATCCAAGAGCGCTACGAGAAGTATGGAGAGAGCGAGGAGGTGGAGATGGAGGTTGAGAGTGAAGATGAAGACGATGAACGGGAGGTTCGGGGTGAAGGCCAGCCCTCACAACCTGATCAAGACACAAATTTGCAGGACATGGATGAGGTAAGAAATTATGAAGTAAAGGCACGGTCAAACATGAGCAAATATGGACTCTACACGATGTGGAGGTGTgaatttggaaaatgttttattagccCTATTGCTTGCATAGATTGGAAGTGATCCAGAGGCAAATTTTCACTAATGTTAATTTTACAACATGCCGAGTctgcttaaaaaagaaaataatgtgcAGCTTACAACATATCATATGCCACCCCTCCTGCTTTCTTCAGGgatctgatgatgatgatgatggcatGAAGGCTCCACTGCCACCAGATAACCCTATGCCACCTCCACTGCCACCAACTCCAGACCAAGTTATTATTCGCAAAGACTACGATCCCAAAGGTAACACACTCTTACTTACTTGAAGGGATATCAAGTTCATAACGGGTTATTACAATGTACAATCTGTGTGTTAATTTATCCTTGCTGTCTTTCCTTACAGCTTCCAAGCCTCAGGTCTCACTCCCAACAACTGATGAGTACCTCATCTCACCAATTACTGGTGAAAAGATCCAGGCCAGCAAGATGCAAGAGCACATGCGTATTGGTCTGCTGGATCCACGCTGGCTGGAGCAAAGGGACCGCAGCATCAGAGAGAGGCAGACCGAGGATGAAGTCTACGCTCCTGGTTTGGATATCGAGAGCAGCTTGAAACAACTGGCTGAGAGGCGTACCGATATCTTCGGTGTGGAAGAGACGGCCATCGGTAAAAAGATTGGCGAAGAAGAGATCCAGAAGCCAGAGGAGAAGGTGAGAGCAGTCATGGgtttatattatacatttatttatatgacacAGTTTGGGATTAAAAGAATTCCTAAATTGAATGAAAGTGACTCATTATGTGTTTCTTCATCTTCACAGGTTACTTGGGATGGCCACTCAGGAAGCATGGCTCGTACCCAGCAGGCTGCACAGGCCAACATCACTCTGCAAGAGCAGATCGAAGCCATTCACAAGGCCAAAGGACTGGTGGGAGAGGATGACACTAAGGAGAAAATTGGACCAAGCAAGCCAAGTGAAATTCATCACCAGCCTCCCATGCCTTCTATGAGTATGCCTAAACCCAATCCTCCAATGGCAGTACCCCCTCGCCCACCCCCCTCTGTGagtgacttaaaaaaacagtttatgagtaataaaataaaaaaattaagaaataaaactaataatgtGTTCTTGTATACAGGTGGCACCAGTGCGTACCACTCTCCTGTCTGCTGTACCTGTTATTCCAAGACCACCTGTTTCTCCTGTGGTGCGCCTTGGACCAGGACAAGTGATAGCATCAATGCCTCCCATGATTCCTGCTCCCCGCATCAATGTGGTCCAAATGCCACCATCAGCGCCTCACATCATGGCCCCCAGACCCCCTCCCATGGTTGTTCCAGCTGGTAAGATGAAAGTTTCCAATCGCATATCACTGACATGCAAAATAATATGCATTATTTAGGATATTATCTGAACCTCTCCCActtcatcattttaaattttaatgactTGTTTTTCTTCCAGCATTTGTCCCTGCCCCACCAGTACCACAACCCCCGAGCTCTGCTCCTGCACCACCTGCCCATCCACCCCCACCTCATGATGATGAGCCAGTCAGCAAGAAGATGAAGACAGAGGACAACCTTATTCCAGAAGAGGAGTTCCTTCGTAGAAATAAGGTTTGTTAGAGCTGAGAAATAGGGCTAGAccatatggccaaaatcttaaAGATAGACTTCGGACTAGGAAACCAAATTAAAGTTATGAACTGTTCCTGGTTTGTTTATTTGAGCATGTTTGTGAACGCAGGAGTAAAGTCGGCCTATGTATATTTTCAGTCGTGATGGCTGAGAAACTAGTAATGACTAGCTGTAATAAATATGGTCGAATTACTGATCAGGCTGGTAACTTAATTCACTTATTCTCTTGCTGTAAGTAGCTTGTTTTTAACTTGaaccatatatttatttacctcTCCAGGGTCCTGTGGCAGTCAAAGTACAGGTCCCCAACATGCAGGACAAGACCGAATGGAAGCTGAACGGCCAAGTGCTGAATTTCACTGTCCCACTCACAGATCAGGTATGCAAACTTTGGCTGgttgtttccctttttccaGCAGGTGTTAGCCAGTGCACCGATTTTTCTCATTCATATGGATCTGCAAATTCAATGTCTCCACAGGTGTCTGTTATTAAAGTCAAAATCCATGAAGCTACAGGCATGCCAGCAGGAAAACAGAAGTTGCAGTATGAGGTAAACTGTtcttttaaccttttaataGTTTTCTTTTAACAATTTAACCTGAATGGTTACATAATATTTTGTAATTCTTTTGTTCCATTTTAGGGCATTTTCATCAAGGATTCCAACTCCATGGCTTACTACAACATGAGCAACGGCTCAGTCATTCACTTGGCACTGAAGGAGAGAGGTGGAAGAAAGAAGTGAGCCGTGCAACAAGAGGGAAAAGATTTTACTTGTGGATGCTTTGTCACGCTCCTTTCATGTTAGTTTAATGACAATTTTCACAATTATAAACAACTTTTCCCACAATTTTGTGCGAAgagtatgttttttgttttttttccttacaTGTTAACTTGGAACTGTACACTGGCTGACAGGCATGACTTCACACTATTTGTGCAACTCTTGATTTGTTCAGTAATTGTTAACTTGTAAGAATATAGAGTCCCATAAtgctaaataaatgaataaacaaaaccaaatcaaaatctgcttcttcttttttttgctttattataATGTGTAAGTTTAGCAACTGGTGCAGGGTTCCTACTTGTGCTGAGAGTccttaaacaatattttaatgtggtgttttcaaggtttgtaAAGTGCATAGATTGTGAATAAAGTGTTTTAAACTGCTTGAAACTTAAGTAGTATAGGATGACAAGTCTACTCTAAAACAGGTGACACATTTCTAAACTTTGTTGTCTTCTAATGTGTCATTCTTTTGTAGTTTACAAAACAATTTGCGCTGATTACTATTGCACAATAACTGATAAAGTAGTGCAATAATCACCATACTGCATATAAATATGTACTTTACCACAGCTTTATGGTGCTGGAAaatcttgaaaatgcaccttgaaATGCTTTAAAAGTGCTTGAACTTGCCTTTTGAAAAAGTGGAAGAAACCCTTAATGTGAATAATGTAGGTCATGTGCTCTGATGCACAACCCTGTGATCACTTATGACCGTGAATAAGTAGTCGAGATTAAATTTATGGTTTACTTGGAAATTGTCTCCAGTAGAACATACTGTATCATCATATCTTGCAACTGTACCTTTTCCTTAAGTCTATGTTTAGATGGATTGCAGTGCAAGAGAAACAGTGCATGCAGTGCATTTTTTCTCCCCAGACAAAGAGTAGTTCCTAAGGCAGCCACTAGGGGTGACAGTGACATTAACCAGCCCAGGACGGCAGACTGGGTTTAGGCAAAAATCTGTCCAGCACACTCGGGATGACAGGACAGCCAATCAAGACGTCGTTTGCCGAGTTAAACTACTGCGTTAACCAGCTAACATAGTTAGTTAATGGCTAACTATGAAATACAGGCTGAAAAACTGCGTTATTTCGGCGAATATATAAATAGTTTTGGATAGTGTTGGCACTAGCAGTTAAAGCTAACTTTACGTTAGCAACCAGCTAGCTAATGTTAATTCTGAATAACCATTCGAGTAAACCTAGCTAGCTAACGCATAAGTTGTTTGATGTGGTTTGACAGTTGTAGCGTGACGTTAGACAACATTTACAGAGATAAACTAAGTTGGGAAGTTTAGCTGAGAAATGCTGGCGTCAATTCCGTTTAGTTCGACAACATATGCAGAGGAGCAGTTTTGACTTTGGGCTGTCAACAAGCTCGCTGACGTTAGCCGTCCTGGCTAGCCAGCTAGCTCTCTTGCTAGCATGGCCAAAATAGAAAACGGCCGTCAATCAGCGGACACCAGGAGTATCCGGACTATTAGCAGCAGCCACATGGACGATGAAAGCTCTTTTGGATCCGACTCGGAGATCAATGGATTCACCAGCGAAAGACAAACCGATAAATATGGATTCATTGGTGGGGCACAGCAGCACACGGAGGAGTCGTAAGTTTGTCTCAACTCCGCAGTGATTCATTGCCATTCactctgtgttgttgtgtttcatttattgatcatttcactcaaaaaggatgtaacaaaggatggctattggcattgtaataacactgtgtgtaaattatctaacttaagagaaataaatgacttagggaattttttgaacatgcctttgtgacttaagcaagatatggtaacactttattttgaaggtgtctacataagagtcacacaagcctgtcagaaacatgacatgacaagtatcatgagcattaatgttacttcaaagtgttcatgacacatcccatgttaTGTTTATGACACTCTCATGTCACTGAGGAtataggagattttaccataggtggccgtcgtcatgaggagatgatttaggcaaaaaaaaaacacccaattttgacaaaaaaatgactttattttaacagtgtgacgatataagCTGCACAGGTTTTAATCCACTTGAGCCAAGTTGTTAGTGTTGTCTTGGTGCCTCTGCATAACAGAGCCTCCAACCAGCTGCGTGgcacaatgtgtttttataccCAGTGATTGCCTCACCCAGTATGCCAAATATAAAAGCTACTGGCAAGCACATTAAAATAGATGGATAACATGTAGTATAATTCTTTATTCTCTCATGTAAACAAGTTTCTAATGTAGCTACGACTCAGTTCTTTTGTGGAAAaggctgaaaaaaagaaattcacaCTGTCTTGTTTGTTGGTGTcatttgaataaatgtattcataGCCCGTGTGACAAgttgcagtgtttttttgtttttttttaagaaggcgtttctttcttcctctttttactGGGGGCCCGAAGAGCACATTACTGCACTGAAATAGTGGAAGGAGTGAGTGAAAGTTGTGCCAAGCACTGGCTGGCTGAAAGCTTCCTGTTTTCTGGAGTTTTGGCAGACTTGGAGCCACAGCTCTGGTGCCCCGTTACTAGAGGGCCTCTTTTGGCTCTCAGCTTTATAGGTGGTCGCAAACCCAGGGTTTAACTTACACTGTTTGGCAGTGATTTAAAGTAACTAATCATTGCTTAAGGTCTTTTGTAGCTGAAACTAAAGTATAACCTTTTTTTGTACTGATCTCCAAACATATAGCCtataactttttgttttaaGCTGAAAGAGGGCTGTCCCAGGTTTAAAAAAAGCGATCTTTGAAGACGTTTGAACCCTACAATTACGGGCCTGTGCTGATGAGATAATTACATACCTTAGTAAAGCATCAGACCTCATTCATAATGTAGGTTAGCCTTGCCTACGTTTACGTTTTCTGCTTGAGAATATCATGTGCAGTCCCTAATTTTTCTTGCCTGTAAATGTTTTGAAGTTGAATTACATCATAAGACAGTCAAATCCTCACTGCAGCTCTTTGAGGTTAAACAGGCTTTGCTATTAAATCAACCAGATCtgagtttgtgtcttttatagtctcCTCAAAACAAGGTTGGTAGTTGTTATTTTTGGACTCATTGCACGGTTTACTGACTGCATATGATTGTTGGCCACCCACGCAGATCTGATGGTACATACATCAAGATGAAGTGCCTTTCTAAggatgttttcttgttttttgttgcacCTTCCCAGCATACTGTTTTTAACAACTGCCTTTTTTAATGTTCATCTAATTAAGAGGTTTATTTCAGACCTACCTTGTGGAAAATATACAcacttgtttttaaatgttgtttagtCTCATGTggtttaatgttgttttaaagtgcaaaaaatatgaaatatatctTTCACATCATTTCTCTGTGGTGCCCCCAGAGCTCAGGATTTGCCTCCAGCAGTGCTCAGGCAGAGGGAGGTGAAGTGGCTGGACATGCTCAGCCACTGGGACAAGTGGATGATCAaaagattcaataaggtcagcACCAAATATTAATTCAGTAACAGATGATGTGCGGATCTTGTTGACATGCCaggtctgattttttttttccttttttttttcttctaaaactTGTATCTCAAGTTTACCACTATTGTCTCCAGGCAGCGGTTTTTCAGTCCTGAGTAGTTCGCATACATGATCAGACAGGGAAAATGACATTGCTCAAGTATTTCATTGCACAAGGACAAGACTTTCATGGACACATTATTTGCAGCTTCGCTTCACTTGTCTAGCTGGTTCTGTGTGAAATACTCTTAGCAATTCAGCACAGTGCTGCAACTTCAACTAATTTCCATGAGTCAGCAGCGGGGCAGGACACAACCCATCCCTTTATCGCCCGATGCACCATGTGACAAATTGACAGTCTCAGATTCAGGGTGGGGCTGTAGTCACTTCCTTTGAGAAAACCATATAATAAAGGTGCTGTGAGAATAAAGTATAGCTGTACTCAAATGCAAGGCAGCCTTTTAGAGTGAAAAGAGTGGTTTAGAGCTGCATGACCCTGTGAAATACTTGATAAGGTCAGTGTTTCTGATCCCTATTGTGCCCCTTTGGTGCACAATTATGTTACAGCAGATTCTCCTTGGGGAAGTGTGCCAGCTTCatatcagaaaaacaaacagacaaaagaaaagGGTAATGCAAGTCAAAGCAACTTAAGTGTCAGTTCAGCCAATCTATTGTATCTAAAGTGGCTTGTGACTCTATATGAAAGATTATAGCTGCACTGCAACATGGACATGCTGCCAAATTTCAGTAATTATAATGTGCACGTGATAATAACATGATAACAGTCAGTGTTCAGATATCTATGACCAGCACCATTTCACTCCTAACTATGACATGTAGTCCTACTTTAACTCAGTGCTGAGGCCACCTAGTTAAA
It contains:
- the LOC131975327 gene encoding coiled-coil domain-containing protein 157-like, whose translation is MTQFLGRQDCIESLRKDVVDLQGAILDVFSRTGPVRFSSWKFPDKLSCNLDMLALLEQYDFADGEDAFNQHSHIVLLELVIDRLLLLLQSFSAYVEQIRCSHRREQTPQKGCLSVGLVVRNYWSNLVQFSNFKGTYRDLKKQTKAFDSDGTESVSSASSQSRHHLSAWSSTNSLEFLPQNNTPCYPKVDCHNVSCQTYESSLVPCNACHQVQSTLIKTGHALVELLQSESLPSSLQPLLAAVEDTLELGHMTAADVTQWANEQLRDMRRLAKHLQDVRGTVQPLKDRLAAAETDRERFRSRLERTQKEFKQEMEKHQANIVQLEFSLSKAQRSMKETEHRLQEEQQQFKRETLCLEESNSRLKEKVAQQQNALQALEHEKNVLQEKVRTLHMEEEARCKLQQRIQQLESQISETQLCLDKETVKYDSACRQQESMQAKQKSLLTRVDALDEECEELQRRLGEREERQLDLHSQLQQMSEEKEQMQAQLTQQQGLCLELQKEKQTLETHVGKLKKSVADLKEHGQALRERERLLVAFPELSPLAHAQPQSRQLYNICL
- the sf3a1 gene encoding splicing factor 3A subunit 1; the protein is MPPGPVQIVQPEPNNKNDAPVEETPATKPIVGIIYPPPEVRNIVDKTASFVARNGPEFEARIRQNEINNPKFNFLNPNDPYHAYYRHKVNEFKEGKAQEPSAAVPKVMQQAMQQSQQLPQKVQSQVVQETVVPKEPPPEYEFIADPPSISAFDLDVVKLTAQFVARNGRQFLTQLMQKEQRNYQFDFLRPQHSLFNYFTKLVEQYTKILIPPKGLLTKLKREAENPREVMDQVRYRVEWAKFQERERKKEEEEREKERVAYAQIDWHDFVVVETVDFQPNEQGHFPPPTTPEELGARILIQERYEKYGESEEVEMEVESEDEDDEREVRGEGQPSQPDQDTNLQDMDEGSDDDDDGMKAPLPPDNPMPPPLPPTPDQVIIRKDYDPKASKPQVSLPTTDEYLISPITGEKIQASKMQEHMRIGLLDPRWLEQRDRSIRERQTEDEVYAPGLDIESSLKQLAERRTDIFGVEETAIGKKIGEEEIQKPEEKVTWDGHSGSMARTQQAAQANITLQEQIEAIHKAKGLVGEDDTKEKIGPSKPSEIHHQPPMPSMSMPKPNPPMAVPPRPPPSVAPVRTTLLSAVPVIPRPPVSPVVRLGPGQVIASMPPMIPAPRINVVQMPPSAPHIMAPRPPPMVVPAAFVPAPPVPQPPSSAPAPPAHPPPPHDDEPVSKKMKTEDNLIPEEEFLRRNKGPVAVKVQVPNMQDKTEWKLNGQVLNFTVPLTDQVSVIKVKIHEATGMPAGKQKLQYEGIFIKDSNSMAYYNMSNGSVIHLALKERGGRKK